From a single Flavobacteriales bacterium genomic region:
- a CDS encoding aquaporin — GAAVILGWLSSLWQVALVWGIGVTLAIKICDRWCPAHLNPAVTLGMCLARHHSWRRLFPYALAQLTGAVLAAFSLLQLFKSPIESMEKANLGTDADLYHFVAPLRSQESAQMFGEFFPNPSYAHLIDIDWPTAFLVEFIGTGLLIYFILMITEGISRLTWKVAASIGLLVASLIAVLAPFTQCGINPARDLGPRLVAYFNGWGEYALPDPAHAAISVYVLAPLLGAMLAAWSYSRYRVNPK, encoded by the coding sequence TGGGTGCAGCGGTCATCCTGGGCTGGTTATCGAGCCTATGGCAGGTAGCGCTGGTATGGGGAATTGGTGTGACCCTGGCCATCAAGATCTGTGATAGATGGTGCCCGGCACATCTCAATCCGGCCGTCACTCTGGGCATGTGTCTGGCGCGCCACCATAGCTGGAGAAGACTGTTTCCGTATGCATTGGCCCAATTGACCGGTGCTGTGCTTGCGGCATTCTCCCTTCTCCAACTCTTCAAGAGCCCTATCGAGTCCATGGAGAAAGCAAACCTAGGCACCGATGCGGATCTCTATCATTTCGTAGCACCACTCAGGAGTCAGGAAAGTGCTCAGATGTTCGGTGAGTTCTTTCCCAATCCATCCTATGCTCACCTCATCGACATCGATTGGCCTACAGCCTTCCTGGTAGAGTTCATCGGTACGGGATTGCTCATTTACTTCATTCTTATGATCACCGAAGGGATATCGCGGTTGACCTGGAAAGTTGCTGCTTCGATCGGGCTGCTGGTGGCCTCGTTAATTGCCGTTCTGGCTCCTTTTACCCAGTGCGGCATCAATCCTGCCCGAGACCTGGGTCCTAGACTGGTGGCTTACTTCAATGGATGGGGAGAATATGCTCTCCCCGACCCTGCTCATGCCGCGATAAGCGTCTACGTATTGGCTCCTTTACTGGGGGCCATGCTGGCCGCATGGTCCTATTCAAGGTATAGGGTCAATCCGAAGTGA